Below is a genomic region from Pseudomonas frederiksbergensis.
CCAATGGAACCCCGACCAGACGCGATGAGTGCCTGACATGCCGATCAAGACCAGTATCAAGCGTGCCAGCGGCTGGTTGTACCTGAACTCCCCCCTGGGCCGCCGTCAATTGCGCGGCGCCGGGGTGATCCTGATGCTGCACCGGGTGTTGGCCGACGATCATGCCGCCGCACTGCCACACCGCAACGAGCTGTGCGTCGGCCCGCAGGCGTTCGATCATTTACTCGGTTGGCTGAAACGGCATTTCGACTGCGTGCCGCTGATGGAGTTGCTGCAATCCGACACCCCGAGTGCAGCGACACGACCACGGGTGGCACTGACCTTCGATGACGGCTGGCGTGACAACGCACTGAATGCCTTCCCGTTGCTGCAACGGCATCAGGTGCCGGCGAGTATTTTTCTGTCCACGGATTTTATTGGCAGCCGCCAGCGCTTCTGGTGGGAAAGTCTTGGGGAAACCCTCTGGGGCAGCCACGGCGCCGCGCCGCGACAACGCTTGATTGACTACCTGCACCAGCTCGGTCGGCCATTGCCCTACGCGTTCCTCAATGAGCCTGATGAACAGCGCCGCAGCGTGGCCCTGGCGCATTACCTGCAAAGTTTGAAAAACCTCTTGGCGGATACCCTCAGCCAACTCACCGACACCTGCCCCGAAGAGTCCTTGCCACAAGCACTGGACTGGCAACAAGTGCGCGCCCTGGAGAGTTCCGGGTTGATCAGCTTCGGTCCCCACGGCGCCAGCCATGCGATTCTCACCGGCCTCGACGATCAGCAGCTGGATCAGGAACTGAGCCGTAGCCGCGATGCCTTGCACCACGGTTGCCAGCAACCGCTGCCGGTTTACTGCTACCCCAACGGTGACCACGATCAGCGGGTTCGCCAACATCTGGCGGCGCACCGTTACCCGTACGCCTTGGGCACCGGCACCGGTATTTACCGTGGCACTGGCGATCCACTGGCATTGCCGCGCTTTGGCGTCAGCCAGCACAACGCCAGCCGCCCTTCGCTGCTGGCCTGGCGCATCAGCCAAGGGGGGCGCGGATGAGCCGCAACCATTACCTCAAGCACCTGGCATTGAGCATGGGCACCAAGCTGGCGATGATCGGCCTGCGCTTGCTGCGTAACGTGCTGCTGGCGCGGATCCTCGGGCCCAGCGAGCGCGGGTTGTTCGCCCTGCTCAGCACCCTGCCCGACCTGATCAGCGCCGCCACCAGCGGCGGCCTGAACTCGGCGGTCGGCTATCAGGCGGCAAAACAACGGCCCATGGGTTTGTTGCTCAGTCAGGTGCTGGTGTTTGGATGCCTGCTGGCCGGTCTGCTGACCCTGCTGGTGGTGGCGCTGGTACGTGAGTTTGGCAACGAACTGGACATCACCACCCAACTTGGCTTGCTCGCCTGGTTACTGCTGTTGGCGGTGCCGCTGACGGTGCTCAAGAGCGGCTTGCTGACTCTGCACAACGCCTCCGGCGGTGTGGTCGCTTTCAACGCATTGCGGCTGACCGAGTCGTTGGCGCCGCTGCTGTTGTTTCTCGCGTTGTTCTGGATGTGGAAAAGCGCTGCTCTGGAAGCGGCGCTGATCAGTTGGCTGGCGGGCATCAGCCTGGTGGTGCTGGCCGGCTGGGTCTGGCTCAAACGCGATAATCCACTGCAACTGCAATGGGATCGCGCCGGGCAAAATGAGCTGCTGCGCTACAGCGCCAGAAGCCATCCGGACCTGCTGTTTCAACAAGTGATTCTGCGTTCCGATTATCTGTTCATCGGTGCCCTGCTGGGCAGCGCCGCGCTGGGGCATTACGCGATGGCCAGTGCCGCCGCCGAACTGCTGTTGATCGTTCCAGAGGCGGTGACCACACCGTTGATGAAACGCCTGCTGCAACAGGAACAGGGCATCGATCGGCTGACTCCGTTGGCGCTGCGCCTGACCGCTACGGTGATGCTCAGCGCCTGTCTGAGCATGGCGCTGATCGGTAAATGGTTGATCGTCACGCTGTTCGGCGTAGCCTATCAACCGGCGTATCCGGCGCTATTGGCCTTGCTCCCGGGTCTGTTCGGGCTGTGTTACGCGAGCATCCTGCGCCTGGACCTGCTGGGCAAGAATCGCCCCGGCAGTATCTCGCTGATGATGGGCGCCAGCGCATTGCTCAACCTGGCGCTAAACCTGTTGCTGATTCCCACTTACGGCATTGTCGGCGCTGCCGCGGCATCCTCGATTGCGTACCTCGCCGTCACCATCGCCCTGCTGGTTCTGTATTGCCGGCTCAGCGGCGTGCCGGTGTGGCAAACCCTGATCGTCCTGCCCAGCGACCTGGTGCCGATGTGTCAGATGCTGATGAGAAAATCGGCATGAAACGCCTTGTGCAGCTCGTCGGCCTGGGGCTCGGTCTCGGCCTTGGGCTAAGCGCTCATGCAGCGCCGATGCGCTGGGCCGACATTCGTGACGGCAGCCTGTACCTGCAAGCCGATCGCCCCGACACCCTGACTGTAAGTTGGGTCCCGGCCTGGCAGGCGGACGCCAACGAAGAGCAGCTGTACCTGCTTGACGGCCAAGGCCGGCTGAAAGGCCAACGGCAGATCGCCGCCAACGAACCCAGCGGCAGTCAGAGCTGGCCGCTGGCACCGGGTGCCGCCAGTTATCGGCTGGAGATTCCCGGCTACAGCTTTCGCCGTTACCGGGTAGAGCACGATGAACGCACGGTCGCCTTGTTCGCCCCGGCCAAGGTCCACTTCAGCGCCGAAACCAGCGATGGCGATGAGTTGTACTTCAAGGTAGAACCCGGCGAACACGCGGTGCTCGCCGGCAAATTCCATGACGGCGTCACGGCGCTGCAAGCGCAACGTGTGGCGGATGGCAAACAACTCAATCTGGCGCTGAAACCCTATCGCGGGTATTGGCAGTTCGATCAGGTCGCACTGCCCACCGCCAGCGTCGAACAGGTCTGGCGTCTGCGTTTGCGGGGCAGCGGCAAGGTAGCGTTCTGGCTCGACGGCACCGCCAACCTGTTCGCGCAAAACTCGCAGCAGCTCAAGCCCGTGCGTCAGGACGAAGGACAGGCCCGGCTCACGCTACATGCCGATGTCATTGGCAGAACGCCGAACCTGGGTGTCGCACTGCCCTATACGCTACCGCCGCCGAGCAGTTACCCGCTGCTTGATGCCCTCAAGCCACGCGCCGCCAGCTACTACAGCTTTGTCGACGTGACCGCGAAAAGGCCGCAGTACGAGGACCGCTTCCGCCAGTTCTATCAGGACCGTTTGGGCATTACCCAGGACATCACGCTGCTCGCCGGCACCCACCGCAAATCCGACCTGCATGCGGATGTGGTCAGCAATGCCGGCCTCGACGCGTGGCTCGCGGGGACCCGCGCCTTGGGTGGCAAAGGCCTGCACTACATCGCTTTCGCCGATGAACCGAACCTCACCTACCCGGACTTTGCCGACTATCAAAGCCTCTTCAACAGCATGGCCCGCCAGGTGCGCAGCAATCCCGCCAACTTCAAGGCCGGCGTGCGCATCGCCATGCCGGCCAGTGCGCGGTTGATCAACGGGCCGTTTGCCGACAACGCCGCCGATAAACGTGGCATCGACTGGGCACGGCGCCTGCTCAGTGAGTCAGGCGACAAGATCGACGCCCTGGCCTGGCACGAATGGATGATCCGCGACCTGCTGGCCACCCGCGTGTACCGCGACAGTGTGCGGCGCGCTGCCGAGCTGGTCGGCCTCGATCAACAGGGTCGGCCACGCAAGGCCTTGCTGCTGGACCAGACCAACATCTCCAGCGGTTCGAGCCTCAGCCCCTACGACCAGGAGACGTATTTCGCCTCGCTATGGTGGGCCTCGGTGGCGATCAACTCGGCCCAGGACGGTCTGCTCGACATGCTCAACTGGTTCCAGGTCGACGACGAGGACAGCTACACCAAGGGCATGCTACGGGTCCTCGGTCCCGATCGCTTCGAGCTGAAACCGGTGGGCCTCGCCCAGCAATTCATCGCCAGTCACTGGCTGGAAAAAGTCCTGCGCCTGGACAACGACGCGTTCGAGGTTGACGTGCTGGCCATGGCCACCGGTCAACAACGCAGCCTGCTAGGCGTCAACAAGGTGACACGCGTGCAGCATGTCACCCTGCAGGGCGTCGAAGCTTCCTGCCCGTTGTCATCGGACGCGCTGGTTTATTTCGGTGCCGACAGCAAGAGCCGGCCAGCAACATTTCGCTGTCAGGAAGGTCGGGTCAGCTTCGAACTGCCCGGCGAAACACTGTTCGCCTTGAGCTGGAGCGCCTCATGAACCGCTCAACTGAACGCTTTACCGCGCAGGTATTCCGCCGCGCGCTACGTAGTCCCGTTGTCATTGCTCTTTCATACGGCCAACCCCTTCAGGAGGCAACATGAGTGCATTGCAGAAGTTAAAGGAACGCATCAAGGAAAAAGGCCTGCGCCACACCTTCAGTACCCTGTGGAAGCGTTTTGTGTATTTCCATTGGGAACTGTTGTGGATGGAGCGCGATCTGGTCAGCCCGATTCCGCCGCACACACTCAGGCCCTACACACCGTTACGCCTGGAAACCATCACCGCGCAGAATGCCGGAGCCTTCGCCAAGCACTTCGGCGACCGTGTAGGGACCATGGCCGAACTGGCTGACGAAGGTCATACCGGGCACATGTATCTGGATGACGAGGGCAACACCGTCGCCTTCATCTGGGGCAGCAATGGCGACTACTATGATCGCCACTATTACGGCTGTCGGTTCCCGGTGAATGAGGGCGAGTTTTTCGAGTTCGGCGGCGAACAGATCCGCGCCTATTGGGGCAGCACCCTCTCGGTGGATTTCCAGCTCGATCTGTGGAAGGCCATGCAAGCGAAAGGCTGTAACAAGGTGGTGGATGTTTGCGAAACCCATAACATCCCGGCCCTGAAACTGCACATTCGCATGGGCTATAAAGAGCAAGGCCGGGTCATGCATGTGTATGGTCTGTTCGGGCGCTGGCGGTTCTTCCGCGAAACCCGCTACAGCGGCTCGCGCCTGGACGCCTTGCGCAAACCGTCGCAGCCCACCGTCGCAGCACCGGCAGCCTGACCGTCATGGCGGTGCGATTCGAATGGCGCACGTCGTTGTGCGCCACAGACTTTCCAGCGACAGCCTTTGAGGCCTTGCGCCAGCGGGTAACGGAGCACACGCCGTTCAATGCGCTGGCCTGGCTGTCTGCTGCCGAACGCGCGCTGCCTCGCGACGCGACGCTACACGTGCTATTGGGCTGGCAAGGCGAGCAGTTGTGCGTGTGCCTGCCGCTGATCGCCATGCGTGAGCGTTTCGGCGGGCTGCCGTTTCGCGTCTTGCACCACCTCGGTTATCCCCTCGCTGACCGTATTACCCTGCTTGCCTGCCTGGACGCACAGAGCATCCGCCAGGCATTGAAGGAGACCCGCCGGCACTTGCCGCACGCGTTGCTGCAACTCAACGAACTGCCAAAACACCCGGACCAGGAAAGTACGCTGACGCAATGGATGCAGCTCAGTTCCACGGGCGAACATCGCGTCAGTTGTCGGGTGCCGGTGCACCTGATCAGCGACAGCGACCGTCAGGAAATCTGCGGTGATCCGCGCTATAAACTGCGCCGGGCACGCAAACGCATTGCAGCCTGTGGCGCCGTGGTCAGACGCCTGACCCCGGATGCGGTGACCATGAGGCCCTTACTGCAGGCCATCAGCGAGGTCGAGGCGCACAGTTGGAAAGGTGACGAAGGCGTCGGGATCTTCTCCGACGCCCGGCACCGACAATGGATAAACGAAGCCTTTACCGCCCTCGCCGCCCAAGGGCGGGTACGCGTGGTCGTGCTGGAACTGGACGGGCGTTGCATCAGCTATCGCCTCGGTCTTTTGGAACAGGGCCGGCTCTACGACTACAACCTGGCGTTCTTGCCGCAATACGCCGATATGGGCAGTGGCCGGGTGCTGCTTGAGGAGTGGATTCGCTGGGGCCTGGATGAGGGCTGGAAGTGGATCGATGCGTCGCGGGTAAGCCTGGACAACTCGAGCCATCAACTGCATGAACGCATGACCGGGCAGCTCGAACACTGGCGCTGGAGCTTCTACTCCTGGCGCCCCAGCGGACTTTTGCTGGGCCTTGGCTTGCGGCTCTGGCACCACGTCAAACCGCGCCTGCATCAGTGGCGAGCCAAACATGCGGCAACGGCCGCAACCCGCACGCTCGTCGTGACCAGCGCCGATAAAAAAATCTCGCCCACTGCGCACCCCATGGAGGGCGAAAATGCCTCGCCAAGTCATCATCAACGCTGACGATTTCGGTCTCAGCCTGAACGAAAACACGGTCATCCTGCGGGCCTTTCAATCCGGGGTGATCAGTTCGGCAACCGCCATGGCCAACATGCCGGCCTTCGAAGCCGCCTGTGCGCTGGCGCAAGAGCCGCTACTCAAGGGCCGCGTGGGGCTACACTTCAACCTCACTTACGGTCGGCCCCTGAGCCGGGCGATTCTCGAGCAGCCAACCTTTTGCGACACGGCCGGCGAGTTCGACCTGAACCTGCCCCGCCACCGCCTGTGGCTCGGCCGTCAGCAACGCGATGCGGTACTGAAAGAGCTCGAAGCGCAATGGCAGCACTGCCTGGACAACGGCCTGCGGCCCAGCCATCTCGATTCCCACCAGCATGTTCACAATATCTGGCCAATCGGTGAGATCGTCGCGCGTTTTGCTGCCCGCCAAGGTGTCCCCGTTCGCTTGGCGCGCAATCTGGGGCAAAACCTCAGCCTGCCCAAACGCGTGTTCAAGAGCCTGCTCAACCGGCGCTTACACCGCCTCGCCGGTGCCACGGCGGACTACGTCTGTACCCCGGTGGATTTGCGCAACGCCGCGCCACCGGCAGACGGACTGCTGGAGATCGTCGCCCATCCAACGATGCTCGGCCACGACTTTGGCGACGCCTACCTGATTCAGGGTGAGTCTTTGAGCAAGTTGCTCGACAGCCGCCTTCCGGGCATTCCACGGGTTTCCTATAACGTGCTGGCACGCACGCACCCCACAGCGACCACGACGGCATTGGAGTAGCACAACGTTGACAGCACAATGCCCGGGACTGGCCACGGGCATTGTGCGTAAGGCAGATGGCTCAGGGTTTCAGAGGCCACTCCTGGTCCAGATCTGAAAGGCTTTTGCCGTCGTCCGGATGCTTCCAGGTCGGATCTGGCGGATTTTCTTCCGGGGTTGCTTCTTCTGGCCTTTCCTCTTCTGAATCTTCGTACTGCTCATGTTTCTTTTCGGCTGCCATAAAGCCCTCCTCCTGAGGTTTGTCTTCACTTTTCAGGATAGAACAAAGCCACTGCTTCGCTATGTATGACCGGCAGCAAACGCCCGGAATACCGTCTGGCGTTTGTCATTTCGACAAATGGTTGTTCTGATGCCGTGAGGGTGCTGGCTTAAGGTGTCAGCCCTGACGGTAAAGCTGACAGCGCTTTTGCCCAGGCGGTGCTTGTGGTGGTCGCCCCCGATAATAAGAATCATGAGGTTAATGGCACTTTAATATCAATTCTTGGCATTTTTATTCGACACCCCGGGAAAACAACTACAAGTTCACAGATTAAGCATATCGACATAAATTGTTACAAACACACTGCAACCGAAGTCAATTAATATAGCCGCGTCATCCGCTCACCCTAAAAAGAGGCGACAGTTGCACTGACCGCCTCCCGAGCGCGCACCCGAATTGCCCATAGGGCATCGTGGAATATCCTTATAAGTCAACTCCACCACTCGAAAATGCGGACTTCTTCGCAATTCATACGCAAAACTTTTCAGTTGTGCCTCGTTCTGTAGCCTGATCCGAGCAATCCGTCACGCCAACTAAATTTGATATGACAAAAGCCAATGGAGTAAAGCCCCAGCAGTTGGCCATGTCATTGAATTAACTGAAACCACTCGCTATGGAATGATCAGCTAACACACCTGTACACGACAGGGAAATGTTATAAAACGTCAGATAATGTCAGTATTTTGTGTATTAACATTGCAACGCCAGCACACATGAGCAATTCCATGATGAACACCGAGAGCACGATCGAAAATTATCAGAGGGGTATTCTCGCCATTGGGCGCACCTGGCGCTCAACAGAGAAACTAAAACAGATATGCGCACCCAACTTCACACACTTCCATACTCTAGACTATCCGTTACCTCCAGGACTTGATATCGACACTCAGACTCTCGATGCAATATTGATAGAGATTGAAAGCCCATCGACACTTAATGGTTGCCTGGAACTCATTAAACAGCTGCGTGCAGAACCTGCAAAACCGGCCATTGTCGTCACCATCAATTATCGCTCCCCACACACTAAAGTTGAATGCTATCTGGCTGGCGCCGATCACTGCATCACCGTCCCTAACGATCACGATGAAAAGACCCAATTAATTTCAACATTGTTCAACAGTCCTGAATGGCAGTCCACGGTCAAGTTAACCCTGGATCAAACATGCCT
It encodes:
- a CDS encoding N-acetyltransferase, which encodes MSALQKLKERIKEKGLRHTFSTLWKRFVYFHWELLWMERDLVSPIPPHTLRPYTPLRLETITAQNAGAFAKHFGDRVGTMAELADEGHTGHMYLDDEGNTVAFIWGSNGDYYDRHYYGCRFPVNEGEFFEFGGEQIRAYWGSTLSVDFQLDLWKAMQAKGCNKVVDVCETHNIPALKLHIRMGYKEQGRVMHVYGLFGRWRFFRETRYSGSRLDALRKPSQPTVAAPAA
- a CDS encoding GNAT family N-acetyltransferase — protein: MAVRFEWRTSLCATDFPATAFEALRQRVTEHTPFNALAWLSAAERALPRDATLHVLLGWQGEQLCVCLPLIAMRERFGGLPFRVLHHLGYPLADRITLLACLDAQSIRQALKETRRHLPHALLQLNELPKHPDQESTLTQWMQLSSTGEHRVSCRVPVHLISDSDRQEICGDPRYKLRRARKRIAACGAVVRRLTPDAVTMRPLLQAISEVEAHSWKGDEGVGIFSDARHRQWINEAFTALAAQGRVRVVVLELDGRCISYRLGLLEQGRLYDYNLAFLPQYADMGSGRVLLEEWIRWGLDEGWKWIDASRVSLDNSSHQLHERMTGQLEHWRWSFYSWRPSGLLLGLGLRLWHHVKPRLHQWRAKHAATAATRTLVVTSADKKISPTAHPMEGENASPSHHQR
- a CDS encoding winged helix-turn-helix domain-containing protein, with the translated sequence MMNTESTIENYQRGILAIGRTWRSTEKLKQICAPNFTHFHTLDYPLPPGLDIDTQTLDAILIEIESPSTLNGCLELIKQLRAEPAKPAIVVTINYRSPHTKVECYLAGADHCITVPNDHDEKTQLISTLFNSPEWQSTVKLTLDQTCLHLYDPEQKIDLAYQEMKALDALIHAEGNILHHDGMAESMGLNIKLYDSRVLEKSISRLRNKVKKNFGINIIHSVRGYGYRLLRGVVSAKQTNFHS
- a CDS encoding lipopolysaccharide biosynthesis protein, whose amino-acid sequence is MSRNHYLKHLALSMGTKLAMIGLRLLRNVLLARILGPSERGLFALLSTLPDLISAATSGGLNSAVGYQAAKQRPMGLLLSQVLVFGCLLAGLLTLLVVALVREFGNELDITTQLGLLAWLLLLAVPLTVLKSGLLTLHNASGGVVAFNALRLTESLAPLLLFLALFWMWKSAALEAALISWLAGISLVVLAGWVWLKRDNPLQLQWDRAGQNELLRYSARSHPDLLFQQVILRSDYLFIGALLGSAALGHYAMASAAAELLLIVPEAVTTPLMKRLLQQEQGIDRLTPLALRLTATVMLSACLSMALIGKWLIVTLFGVAYQPAYPALLALLPGLFGLCYASILRLDLLGKNRPGSISLMMGASALLNLALNLLLIPTYGIVGAAAASSIAYLAVTIALLVLYCRLSGVPVWQTLIVLPSDLVPMCQMLMRKSA
- a CDS encoding polysaccharide deacetylase family protein, with the protein product MPIKTSIKRASGWLYLNSPLGRRQLRGAGVILMLHRVLADDHAAALPHRNELCVGPQAFDHLLGWLKRHFDCVPLMELLQSDTPSAATRPRVALTFDDGWRDNALNAFPLLQRHQVPASIFLSTDFIGSRQRFWWESLGETLWGSHGAAPRQRLIDYLHQLGRPLPYAFLNEPDEQRRSVALAHYLQSLKNLLADTLSQLTDTCPEESLPQALDWQQVRALESSGLISFGPHGASHAILTGLDDQQLDQELSRSRDALHHGCQQPLPVYCYPNGDHDQRVRQHLAAHRYPYALGTGTGIYRGTGDPLALPRFGVSQHNASRPSLLAWRISQGGRG
- a CDS encoding carbohydrate deacetylase; translation: MPRQVIINADDFGLSLNENTVILRAFQSGVISSATAMANMPAFEAACALAQEPLLKGRVGLHFNLTYGRPLSRAILEQPTFCDTAGEFDLNLPRHRLWLGRQQRDAVLKELEAQWQHCLDNGLRPSHLDSHQHVHNIWPIGEIVARFAARQGVPVRLARNLGQNLSLPKRVFKSLLNRRLHRLAGATADYVCTPVDLRNAAPPADGLLEIVAHPTMLGHDFGDAYLIQGESLSKLLDSRLPGIPRVSYNVLARTHPTATTTALE